In Pungitius pungitius chromosome 2, fPunPun2.1, whole genome shotgun sequence, a single window of DNA contains:
- the LOC119211065 gene encoding alpha-1A adrenergic receptor-like, whose translation MSLSTDNVTNLWQNGSSGLGGIPNASNFANSSGGNHTELHLTRAIPLALVLGAFIVFAIAGNILVILSVVCNRHLRTPTNYFIINLAIADLLLGTTVLPVSATLEILDYWVFGRIFCDIWAAVDVLCCTASIMSLCVISIDRYIGVSHPLQYPSIVTEKRALLAMLGVWMLSVVISIGPLLGWKQPPSPDDTICPITEEPFYALFSSLGSFYIPLIVILVMYCRVYIVAKRTTKNLEAGVLRERMNSGELTLRIHKGSQVNEESGGSVTGKGRAHQARSSLTVKLLKFSREKKAAKTLGVVVGMFTLCWLPFFLALPIGSFNENLRPPAVVFKVIFWLGYFNSCLNPIIYPCYNREFKLAFIRILRCQCHQRKHPGWKAYNYRSSNLSSSGRSRKGSADQNSSFLNSSQRTLPSSASPSPSYLSKGLQPCPEGETLYIWGGATPTPSTPNLLPGNPGERQQGAPRGGRPGEEPTGRIFSFSFGRNRDKGGTNRDGVVPDDMV comes from the exons ATGAGTCTGAGCACTGACAATGTCACGAACTTGTGGCAAAATGGTTCCTCGGGACTCGGCGGGATCCCGAACGCTTCCAACTTCGCCAACAGCTCCGGTGGGAACCACACGGAGCTGCACCTCACGCGAGCCATCCCGCTCGCCCTGGTGCTGGGGGCTTTCATCGTGTTCGCCATTGCGGGCAATATCCTCGTCATCCTTTCCGTGGTGTGCAACAGGCACCTGCGGACACCGACAAACTACTTCATCATTAACCTGGCCATCGCGGACCTTCTGCTCGGCACCACGGTGCTGCCGGTGTCCGCCACTCTGGAGATTTTAGACTACTGGGTCTTCGGCAGGATCTTCTGTGACATCTGGGCGGCGGTGGACGTGCTGTGCTGCACCGCGTCCATCATGAGTCTGTGCGTAATATCCATCGACCGCTACATCGGAGTGAGCCACCCGCTCCAGTACCCGAGCATCGTGACGGAGAAGCGGGCTCTGCTGGCCATGCTCGGCGTGTGGATGCTGTCGGTGGTCATCTCCATCGGTCCTCTGCTCGGGTGGAAGCAGCCGCCGTCGCCGGACGACACGATCTGCCCCATCACCGAGGAGCCCTTTTACgcgctcttctcctccctcggCTCCTTCTACATCCCTCTCATTGTCATTCTGGTCATGTACTGCCGGGTCTACATAGTCGCCAAACGCACCACTAAAAACCTGGAAGCCGGCGTGCTGCGTGAGAGGATGAACTCCGGTGAGCTGACCCTCAGGATCCACAAGGGTTCACAGGTGAACGAGGAGTCCGGCGGTTCGGTCACCGGAAAGGGCCGCGCGCACCAAGCGAGGAGTTCCCTCACTGTGAAACTTCTGAAATTCTCCCGGGAGAAGAAGGCGGCAAAAACGTTGGGAGTTGTGGTCGGCATGTTTACGCTTTGTTGGCTGCCCTTCTTCCTCGCCTTACCCATAG GGTCTTTTAATGAGAACTTGCGACCTCCTGCCGTCGTCTTCAAAGTCATCTTCTGGCTGGGGTACTTCAACAGCTGCCTGAACCCCATCATCTACCCCTGCTACAACCGCGAGTTCAAGCTGGCCTTCATCCGCATCCTGCGTTGCCAGTGTCACCAGCGCAAGCATCCCGGCTGGAAGGCGTACAACTACCGCTCCTCCAACCTCAGCTCCTCCGGACGCTCGCGCAAAGGCTCGGCGGATCAGAACTCCAGCTTCCTGAACTCCAGCCAGCGCACGCTGCCCTCCTCGGCCAGCCCCAGCCCCAGCTACCTGAGCAAGGGCCTCCAACCTTGCCCCGAAGGGGAAACGTTGTACATCTGGGGGGGCGCCACCCCAACTCCCTCCACACCCAACCTGCTGCCTGGCAACCCCGGAGAGCGCCAGCAAGGAGCGCCGAGGGGAGGGAGACCAGGCGAGGAGCCCACGGGGCgcattttctccttctccttcggGAGGAACAGAGATAAGGGCGGGACCAACAGAGACGGCGTGGTGCCTGATGACATGGTGTGA
- the LOC119211066 gene encoding gastrotropin-like, translating into MAFAGKYELESQDNYEEFLAAIGLLNAKTDHKVTTEVVQDGNDFTWTQSIPNWTWSNRFTVGQDCELKTMKGVEFTAGVTMEGGKISIPFPQYHFTAEMIEDKLIMICITPGEKSVTFRRTSRRI; encoded by the exons ATGGCTTTTGCGGGGAAGTATGAGCTGGAGAGTCAAGACAACTACGAAGAGTTTCTGGCAGCAATCG GGCTCCTCAATGCCAAGACGGACCACAAAGTGACGACGGAGGTGGTCCAGGACGGGAACGACTTCACATGGACACAAAGCATTCCCAACTGGACCTGGTCCAACAGGTTCACCGTCGGTCAGGACTGTGAGCTGAAAACGATGAAGGGCGTCGAGTTCACG GCTGGGGTCACCATGGAGGGGGGCAAGATTTCAATTCCGTTTCCTCAGTATCATTTCACAGCAGAGATGATCGAGGATAAGTTGATCATG ATTTGCATAACTCCAGGAGAGAAGAGTGTGACTTTCAGAAGAACGAGCAGGAGGATCTAA